GAACGCGGTGCGCCTGAACCAGACGCTTGCAATGGATACAGGTCAATGACGCCCAGGTCAACCTGCACTTGACAGTGGCGTGTTCGCGGTGCACGCAATGTTGATGAGTCGTCGCCATATCGCTGGGTTATGCGTTTCTCTTTTGTTGCTGGCCGCGTGCGTTCTTGCGGTCCAGGTTCGGACCGCGGCCGCGCAAGAGAGCGGCACCGTGGTCTGGCCCTATTTTTCCTTTCCCCCGCATGTGATCGTGGAGCCGGACGGAACCCTTTCCGGCGCGAGCGTCGAGCTTCAGCGTCTCATGGCCAAGGCCTTGCCGGAGTATCGCCACGAGCGCATCAATTCCCCGGTGAACCGCAGCATGATGGCGGCGCAGGAGGGGCAGCCCTACTGCTTGACGGGATTGCTCAAGCGCCCGGACCGCGAGCGGATCCTGTCCTATTCGCTGCCCTGCCGTCTCGTTCCCCCCCAGGTCGCCGTGACCGTCCAGGGCCTGCTCGACGCGCATAAAAACGCGGACGGACAGGTATCCATGAAGAGCCTTCTTCAGGACGGACGGCTGACTTACGGACACATCAAGGGCTTCAGCCACGGGCAGACGCTCGATCGGATCATCGAGGAGAACTACTGGCGCGAAAACGTCTTCGAGATCCTGGACATGAAGACCCTGGGACGGCAGTTGGAGTTGCTGCTGTCCGGGCGCATCCAGTATTTCATAACCACGCCGGAACAGGCGTGGTACGCTCTGCGGGAGCAGAGGCTCTTCGACCATCTGGAAATGATTCGCGTTGCCGAGGCGCAGGAGTGGAACTTCGGCTACATCGCCTGCACGCAGGGCGAGTGGGGCAGGGAGGTCGTGGGCAAGATCAACGCGGCCATCAGAAGGAGCCTTCGCAACGGTGAACTGAAGCGCATCTACCGGAGGAACCTTCCCGCGCAGATGTGGCCGGAGTTCGACGCCGCCTGGGAAAGGATGATGACGCCCATCGCGGAAGAAGCCGAGGCTGCGGACTGACCGTTTCCCAGGTTCTCTTCTGGCTCAGCTCTTGGCCGCGAAGCAGCGGCGGATGCTTTCCTGGAGTTCCTCCTGGATCAGGGGCTTGGCCAGAAAGCGCGTGGCCCCCAGTTCCAGCAGCGAGGAAATGTCGCTGACGCCCACCACGGCGGACATGATTATCACGGGCATTTCCCGCAGTTCCGTGTCTCCGCGCAGCGTCTGGATGAGCTGCCGCCCGTCCATCTCCGGCATCATGATGTCCGTGATCAGAAGATCGAACGAGTTT
This sequence is a window from Paucidesulfovibrio longus DSM 6739. Protein-coding genes within it:
- a CDS encoding transporter substrate-binding domain-containing protein, encoding MVWPYFSFPPHVIVEPDGTLSGASVELQRLMAKALPEYRHERINSPVNRSMMAAQEGQPYCLTGLLKRPDRERILSYSLPCRLVPPQVAVTVQGLLDAHKNADGQVSMKSLLQDGRLTYGHIKGFSHGQTLDRIIEENYWRENVFEILDMKTLGRQLELLLSGRIQYFITTPEQAWYALREQRLFDHLEMIRVAEAQEWNFGYIACTQGEWGREVVGKINAAIRRSLRNGELKRIYRRNLPAQMWPEFDAAWERMMTPIAEEAEAAD
- a CDS encoding response regulator; amino-acid sequence: MKRILIAEDDRISQRLAKTIVESFGHTAFVSPNGKHAYEALKAENSFDLLITDIMMPEMDGRQLIQTLRGDTELREMPVIIMSAVVGVSDISSLLELGATRFLAKPLIQEELQESIRRCFAAKS